The following coding sequences lie in one Cronobacter universalis NCTC 9529 genomic window:
- a CDS encoding lysophospholipid acyltransferase family protein: MFSIDNVLDDLYPQKTPAPWLKKTLKRLLYEQEFQEFAARHRHLKGLDMVEQVLEHLDIRCDLPARALEQIPDNGPLVVVANHPTGTADGLALLYAISRVRRDVRVVANRMLSHLEPLSSLFIAVDNIGNRTRKTAIKEMETHLERGGALIFFPSGEVSRPGLDGIQDGVWNAGFAKLASRYRAPVLPVHIAGRNSLAFYGAALVAPPLAMLMLIREMFRKRGTTLPVNIGERIPWSAWHDANAHPRDTAARFRQHVSRLGKGQPGCFKTECAIARPEDRAVLRRALALAERLGETPDGKTIYLWRRNGMEEAPVLRELGRLREIAFRAVGEGSGKRRDTDAYDDDYWHLVLWDDAALEIVGAYRFIPTAQQVAQRGPQGLYSYSLFHYDERMEAILSQGIELGRSFIQPQYWGRRGLDYLWSGIGAYLARYPQYRYLFGPVSISGGLPPAARDLLVAFYRLWFPAQHPLAASRRPYPVSLPEALAQFGGENYQEDLTRLKSLLGNLGCGIPPLYKQYSELCEPGGVQFIDFGSDPAFNDCVDGLVLVDLTRLKASRRERYIGATAPAVESP, from the coding sequence GTGTTCAGCATCGATAACGTTCTTGACGATCTCTACCCGCAGAAAACCCCCGCCCCGTGGCTGAAAAAAACGCTCAAACGCCTGCTGTATGAACAAGAGTTTCAGGAATTCGCCGCCCGCCATCGCCACCTCAAAGGGCTGGATATGGTCGAGCAGGTGCTGGAGCATCTGGATATTCGCTGCGATCTGCCGGCCCGCGCGCTTGAGCAGATCCCGGATAACGGGCCGCTGGTTGTCGTCGCCAACCACCCGACCGGCACCGCCGACGGACTGGCGCTGCTCTACGCCATCTCCCGCGTGCGGCGCGACGTGCGCGTGGTGGCGAACCGGATGCTGAGCCATCTGGAGCCGCTGTCGTCGCTCTTTATCGCCGTGGATAACATCGGCAACCGCACCCGCAAAACCGCCATTAAAGAGATGGAGACGCATCTTGAACGCGGCGGCGCGCTGATTTTCTTTCCATCCGGCGAAGTATCGCGCCCTGGCCTCGACGGCATCCAGGACGGCGTCTGGAACGCCGGTTTTGCGAAGCTCGCGAGCCGCTACCGCGCGCCGGTGCTGCCGGTGCATATCGCCGGGCGCAACAGTCTGGCGTTCTATGGCGCGGCGCTGGTCGCCCCGCCGCTCGCCATGCTGATGCTTATTCGCGAGATGTTTCGCAAGCGCGGCACGACGCTGCCGGTCAATATCGGCGAGCGTATTCCGTGGAGCGCCTGGCACGACGCAAACGCGCACCCGCGCGATACGGCGGCGCGTTTTCGCCAGCATGTATCACGGCTTGGCAAAGGACAGCCGGGCTGCTTTAAAACCGAATGCGCCATCGCGCGGCCGGAAGACCGGGCCGTGCTGCGCCGGGCGCTGGCCCTGGCGGAGAGGCTTGGCGAGACGCCGGACGGCAAAACCATTTATCTGTGGCGGCGCAACGGTATGGAAGAAGCGCCGGTGCTGCGCGAGCTGGGGCGGCTGCGTGAAATCGCCTTTCGCGCCGTGGGCGAAGGCAGCGGCAAGCGGCGCGACACCGACGCCTATGACGACGACTACTGGCACCTGGTGCTCTGGGACGACGCGGCGCTGGAGATTGTCGGGGCGTACCGGTTTATCCCGACCGCGCAACAGGTGGCGCAGCGCGGCCCGCAGGGGCTTTACAGCTATAGCCTGTTTCATTACGACGAGCGAATGGAAGCGATCTTAAGCCAGGGGATTGAGCTTGGCCGCAGCTTTATTCAGCCGCAGTACTGGGGACGCCGCGGGCTCGATTATTTGTGGTCGGGCATCGGCGCGTATCTGGCGCGCTATCCGCAATACCGTTATCTCTTCGGCCCGGTGTCTATCTCCGGCGGCCTGCCGCCTGCCGCGCGGGATCTGCTGGTCGCGTTTTACCGGCTCTGGTTCCCGGCGCAGCACCCGCTCGCCGCCTCGCGTCGCCCTTACCCGGTGTCGCTGCCGGAGGCGCTGGCGCAGTTTGGCGGCGAAAATTATCAGGAAGATTTAACGCGGCTGAAGTCGCTGCTGGGGAATCTGGGCTGCGGTATTCCGCCGCTTTACAAGCAATATTCAGAGCTGTGCGAGCCGGGCGGCGTGCAGTTTATCGATTTCGGCAGCGATCCGGCGTTTAACGATTGTGTGGACGGGCTGGTGCTGGTGGATTTAACGCGTCTTAAAGCGTCACGTCGGGAGCGGTATATCGGCGCGACTGCGCCCGCGGTTGAATCGCCGTAA
- the hemB gene encoding porphobilinogen synthase yields the protein MADFSLSSRPRRLRQNASLRAMFEETSLSRNDLVLPIFVEEELDDYKPIAAMPGVMRIPERYLAREIERIAKAGIRSVMTFGISHHTDECGSDTWNENGLVARMSRIAKDAVPEMVVMSDTCFCEYTSHGHCGVLCEHGVDNDATLVNLGRQAVVAAAAGADFIAPSAAMDGQVKAIRQALDAAGFTDTAIFSYSTKFASSFYGPFREAAGTALKGDRKTYQMSPMNRREAIRESLLDEAEGADALMVKPAGAYLDILRDVRERTSLPLGAYQVSGEYAMIKFAAQAGAIDEEKVILESLGAIKRAGADLIFSYFALDLAEKNIL from the coding sequence ATGGCCGATTTTTCATTGAGTTCCCGCCCGCGCCGCCTGCGTCAGAACGCCTCGCTGCGCGCCATGTTTGAAGAAACCTCATTAAGCCGCAACGATCTGGTGCTGCCGATTTTCGTTGAGGAAGAGCTGGACGACTACAAACCGATCGCCGCCATGCCAGGCGTGATGCGTATCCCGGAAAGATACCTCGCCCGTGAAATCGAACGTATTGCGAAAGCGGGCATCCGCTCCGTGATGACCTTCGGTATTTCCCACCACACCGACGAGTGCGGCAGCGACACCTGGAACGAAAACGGCCTGGTGGCGCGCATGTCGCGTATCGCCAAAGACGCCGTGCCGGAAATGGTCGTGATGTCTGACACCTGCTTTTGCGAATACACCAGCCACGGCCACTGCGGCGTGCTGTGCGAACACGGCGTGGATAACGACGCGACGCTGGTAAACCTGGGTCGTCAGGCTGTGGTTGCCGCCGCCGCGGGCGCGGACTTTATCGCGCCCTCCGCAGCGATGGACGGCCAGGTGAAAGCCATTCGCCAGGCGCTCGACGCCGCGGGCTTCACGGACACCGCGATTTTCTCTTACTCCACCAAATTCGCGTCATCGTTCTACGGCCCGTTCCGCGAAGCGGCGGGCACCGCGCTGAAAGGCGACCGCAAAACCTATCAGATGAGCCCGATGAACCGCCGCGAGGCGATCCGCGAATCGCTGCTGGATGAAGCCGAAGGCGCGGACGCGCTGATGGTCAAACCGGCGGGCGCTTATCTCGACATCCTGCGCGACGTGCGCGAGCGCACCAGCCTGCCGCTCGGCGCCTACCAGGTGAGCGGCGAATACGCGATGATCAAATTCGCCGCCCAGGCGGGCGCTATTGATGAAGAGAAAGTGATCCTGGAAAGCCTCGGCGCCATCAAGCGCGCGGGCGCGGATCTTATCTTCAGCTACTTCGCGCTCGACCTGGCCGAGAAAAACATTCTCTGA
- a CDS encoding CinA family protein, with product MNEKLQHAAKQAGIWLNQHKLRLATAESCTGGLVTYSLCATEDTTAFYSSGFITYTNEAKQRMLGVKEETLRLYTAVSEQTVHEMAAGARERSGEDVSLAVSGYAGPSGGEDGTPPGTVWFGWGMPGEETVAEKRHFNGDPKTVIDQAAVFALERLIELLQERVA from the coding sequence ATGAACGAAAAACTTCAGCACGCCGCAAAACAGGCCGGTATCTGGCTTAACCAGCACAAGCTACGCCTGGCGACCGCGGAATCCTGCACCGGCGGGCTTGTGACCTACTCCCTGTGCGCCACCGAAGATACCACCGCGTTTTATTCGAGCGGTTTTATCACTTACACCAATGAAGCCAAGCAGCGCATGCTGGGCGTAAAAGAAGAGACGCTGCGCCTCTATACCGCCGTGAGCGAACAGACGGTGCATGAAATGGCGGCAGGCGCCCGCGAACGCTCGGGGGAAGATGTCAGCCTCGCGGTCAGCGGTTACGCCGGGCCATCCGGCGGCGAAGACGGCACGCCGCCTGGCACTGTCTGGTTTGGCTGGGGCATGCCAGGCGAGGAAACCGTGGCGGAAAAACGTCATTTTAACGGCGATCCGAAAACCGTTATCGATCAGGCGGCGGTCTTTGCGCTGGAGCGCCTGATTGAGCTGCTCCAGGAGCGCGTTGCCTGA
- a CDS encoding autotransporter outer membrane beta-barrel domain-containing protein, producing MHSWKKKLVVSQLAVACTMAIASQASAATDISGKSYDTFYYDGGIMYQGYVGYDYGADYYNGNIYPQISGAHVEGVISTWYLDDGTSNNANRNALTIKDSTIHGMITSQCMTDNCDNRTGDYLYNRLALTVDNSTIDDDFEHYTYYNADDKTTASQDIYNLGTAITLDQETDLVIQNNSHVAGITLTQGYEWEDNQDVTSPTGANSGEIFNNSVVVTDSVLSSGSWTDEGTDGFYGHTGKASDYDNAMTADDIALAVIANPAADNAMQTTASFDRSTINGDIYFESTFDENFGGYDRTTLDENGNPVTTHVDAYDVNGDGTLDSNGWDNTDRLDVTLTNGSKWVGAAISDVEATAELYDYQPNSLWPGSTFGIENSDTAFNEAGHVTGNEVYQSGIFNVTLQNGSEWDTRKVSNIDALAVDNYSQVNVESSSLLADSITLTNASTLNIGDDGAVATDSLTLDSGSQATLTEETAALYANTLTIDNGAQLNLGTGQVDADNVVLTDDGVLNVASRDYVLDASLNNARYVTNDPNQPDYDEGVIALNSDGHLAVNGDVAGNYRVRIDNATGAGSIADYKGNEVLRVYDDNDATSARFTAANTADLGAYTYEAQQQGDTVVLKQRELTDYANMALSIPSANTNIWNLEQDVLSSRLAQGRHTPADPGGAWVTYFGGNFNGDTGELSYDQDVNGLMVGIDKQVEGNHAKWMIGAAAGFAKGDMDDRTGSVDQDSQSARLYSSAQFANNVFVDTSLSYSHYSNDLSAVMSNGQAVSGDASSDAWGFGLKLGYDWQFNTQGYLTPYAGVSGLFQDGDGYQLSNDMRVNSQSYDSLRYELGADLGYTFSYGNDQAFTPYAKLAYVYDDANGNDADVNGDNIDNGVEGSAVRAGLGGKFSFTKNFSAYADANYLGGGDVDQDWAANVGVKYTW from the coding sequence ATGCACTCCTGGAAAAAGAAACTTGTAGTCTCACAATTAGCCGTGGCCTGCACGATGGCTATCGCTTCTCAGGCCTCCGCTGCCACGGATATTTCAGGCAAAAGCTACGACACGTTTTATTATGACGGCGGCATTATGTATCAGGGCTATGTCGGTTACGATTATGGCGCTGATTATTATAACGGCAATATTTACCCGCAAATTTCCGGCGCGCATGTCGAGGGTGTTATTTCCACCTGGTATCTTGATGACGGCACCAGCAATAATGCCAACCGCAACGCGCTGACCATTAAAGACAGCACTATTCACGGGATGATCACCTCTCAGTGCATGACGGACAACTGCGATAACCGCACCGGAGATTACCTCTATAACCGTCTCGCGTTAACCGTCGATAACTCCACCATCGACGATGACTTCGAACACTACACTTATTATAACGCCGATGATAAAACGACGGCGTCTCAGGATATTTATAATCTCGGCACGGCTATTACGCTGGATCAGGAAACCGACCTGGTTATTCAGAATAATTCCCATGTCGCGGGTATTACGCTGACGCAGGGATATGAATGGGAAGATAATCAGGATGTGACGTCTCCCACTGGCGCAAATAGCGGCGAGATTTTTAATAACAGCGTTGTGGTGACTGACTCTGTGCTGAGTTCCGGCTCATGGACGGACGAAGGCACCGACGGTTTTTATGGCCACACCGGTAAAGCCAGCGATTACGACAACGCGATGACCGCTGACGATATCGCGCTCGCCGTGATCGCCAATCCTGCTGCCGATAACGCCATGCAGACGACGGCCTCTTTCGATCGGTCAACGATTAACGGCGACATCTATTTCGAAAGCACCTTCGACGAAAACTTTGGCGGTTATGATCGCACCACGCTGGATGAAAACGGCAACCCGGTGACCACGCATGTTGACGCTTATGACGTGAACGGCGACGGCACGCTGGATTCTAACGGCTGGGATAATACCGACCGCCTGGACGTGACGCTCACCAACGGCAGCAAATGGGTGGGGGCGGCGATTTCTGACGTCGAAGCGACCGCCGAGCTGTATGACTATCAGCCGAACAGCCTCTGGCCTGGCTCCACATTTGGCATCGAAAACAGCGATACCGCGTTTAACGAAGCCGGCCATGTGACGGGCAATGAAGTCTACCAGAGCGGTATTTTCAACGTGACGCTGCAAAACGGCTCCGAGTGGGATACCCGTAAAGTGTCGAACATCGACGCGCTGGCGGTCGATAATTATTCGCAGGTGAATGTCGAAAGCTCATCGCTTCTGGCGGATTCCATCACGCTGACCAATGCTTCGACGCTGAATATTGGCGACGACGGCGCGGTGGCGACGGATTCACTGACGCTGGACAGCGGCAGCCAGGCGACGCTCACGGAAGAGACCGCTGCGCTGTACGCCAATACGCTGACCATCGATAACGGCGCGCAGCTCAACCTCGGCACAGGCCAGGTGGATGCCGATAATGTCGTGCTGACCGACGATGGCGTGCTGAATGTGGCGAGCCGCGACTACGTACTGGACGCTTCCCTGAATAACGCGCGTTATGTCACCAACGATCCGAATCAGCCGGATTATGACGAAGGCGTGATTGCGCTGAATTCAGATGGCCATCTGGCGGTGAACGGCGATGTGGCGGGTAATTACCGGGTGCGTATCGATAACGCCACCGGCGCGGGCTCGATTGCTGATTATAAAGGCAACGAAGTGCTGCGCGTGTATGACGATAACGACGCCACTTCGGCGCGCTTTACCGCCGCCAACACAGCGGATCTGGGCGCGTACACCTACGAGGCGCAGCAGCAGGGCGATACCGTGGTGCTGAAACAGCGCGAGCTGACCGACTACGCCAATATGGCGCTGAGCATTCCATCCGCGAATACCAATATCTGGAATCTGGAGCAGGATGTGCTGAGTTCGCGTCTCGCGCAGGGGCGCCATACGCCGGCGGATCCCGGCGGCGCGTGGGTGACCTACTTCGGCGGCAACTTCAATGGCGATACCGGCGAGCTGAGCTATGACCAGGATGTCAACGGCCTGATGGTCGGTATCGATAAGCAGGTGGAAGGCAACCACGCGAAGTGGATGATCGGCGCGGCCGCAGGCTTTGCGAAAGGCGATATGGACGATCGTACCGGCAGCGTCGATCAGGACAGCCAGTCCGCGCGTCTGTATTCTTCCGCGCAGTTCGCCAATAACGTCTTTGTGGATACCAGCCTGAGCTACAGCCATTACAGCAATGACCTGAGCGCGGTAATGAGCAACGGCCAGGCGGTCTCCGGTGACGCATCCTCCGACGCCTGGGGCTTTGGCCTGAAGCTGGGCTATGACTGGCAGTTCAATACGCAGGGTTATCTGACCCCGTATGCCGGCGTTTCCGGTCTGTTCCAGGATGGCGACGGCTATCAACTGAGCAACGACATGCGCGTCAACAGCCAGTCTTATGACAGCCTGCGTTATGAACTGGGCGCGGATCTCGGCTACACGTTCAGTTACGGCAACGACCAGGCCTTCACGCCATACGCGAAGCTGGCTTACGTCTATGACGACGCGAACGGTAATGACGCCGACGTGAACGGCGACAATATCGATAACGGCGTGGAAGGCTCCGCGGTGCGCGCAGGGCTTGGCGGTAAGTTCAGCTTCACCAAAAACTTCAGCGCCTATGCCGATGCGAACTACCTGGGCGGCGGCGATGTGGATCAGGACTGGGCCGCCAATGTTGGCGTCAAATACACCTGGTAA
- a CDS encoding helix-turn-helix domain-containing protein — protein MLELVKPLHHLDALQRHLGPAGTPFDIDAHCELSFINEQGEQQCWFFKEGSLNVWREENHIHVDLMTSPLYLSFSDAMIPEPLRYTLVTETPCRGFRMPVRRAINIIEHRQLWKAFCHWQTWLMRWFEWRDAQFIGTTTYSQIRSTLLTMAAWSPEVRAQVGVIHHIQNHTHISRSVIAEILAELRKGKYIEMQKGKLVAVNKLPLNY, from the coding sequence GTGTTAGAGCTGGTCAAACCCCTACATCATCTCGACGCCCTTCAGCGTCATCTCGGCCCGGCAGGTACGCCTTTTGATATTGACGCCCATTGCGAACTCTCGTTTATCAACGAGCAGGGCGAGCAGCAGTGCTGGTTTTTTAAGGAAGGGAGCCTCAATGTCTGGCGTGAAGAGAACCACATTCACGTCGATTTAATGACCTCGCCGCTCTATTTAAGCTTTTCCGACGCAATGATCCCGGAGCCGCTGCGCTATACGCTGGTGACGGAAACGCCGTGTCGCGGTTTTCGTATGCCGGTGCGGCGGGCTATCAATATTATCGAACACCGCCAGCTGTGGAAAGCCTTCTGCCACTGGCAGACCTGGCTGATGCGCTGGTTTGAGTGGCGCGACGCGCAGTTCATCGGCACCACTACCTATTCGCAGATCCGTTCCACGCTGTTAACGATGGCGGCCTGGAGCCCGGAAGTGCGCGCGCAGGTGGGCGTTATTCACCACATTCAGAACCATACCCACATTTCCCGTTCGGTCATCGCTGAGATACTCGCGGAGCTGCGCAAGGGCAAATACATTGAAATGCAGAAGGGCAAGCTGGTGGCGGTGAATAAACTGCCGCTTAATTACTGA
- the ampH gene encoding D-alanyl-D-alanine-carboxypeptidase/endopeptidase AmpH produces the protein MKRCLLSCALLISAAFSAAQAAPASPDPVFASDIVDRYANHIFYGSGATGMAIVVIDGNQRVFRSFGETRPGNNVRPQLDSVIRIASLTKLMTSEMLVKLLDQGVVKLDDPLSRYAPPGARVPTYQGEPIRLVNLATHTSALPREQPGGAAKRPVFVWPTRQQRWEWLSTATLKAAPGATASYSNLAFDLLADALANAAGKPYTQLFEEQITRPLGMKDTTFTPSPDQCKRLMIAEKGASPCNNTLAAIGSGGVYSTPDDMMRWMQQFLASDFHRRSAQADRMQTLIYQRTQLTRVVGMDVPGKADALGLGWVYMAPKDGRPGIIQKTGGGGGFITYMAMIPQSNIGAFVVVTRSPLTRFTNMSDGINDLVTELSGNTPRQTPAL, from the coding sequence TTGAAACGTTGTCTGCTCTCCTGCGCACTGCTGATAAGCGCAGCCTTTTCTGCGGCCCAGGCCGCGCCAGCCTCGCCCGACCCGGTCTTCGCGTCCGATATCGTCGACCGTTACGCCAACCATATTTTTTACGGCAGCGGCGCCACCGGCATGGCGATTGTCGTGATTGACGGCAACCAGCGCGTGTTCCGAAGCTTCGGCGAAACGCGCCCCGGCAATAACGTGCGACCGCAGCTCGATTCGGTTATCCGCATCGCCTCGCTCACCAAACTGATGACCAGCGAAATGCTGGTGAAACTGCTCGATCAGGGCGTAGTGAAGCTTGACGATCCGCTGAGCCGCTACGCGCCGCCCGGCGCGCGCGTGCCGACGTATCAGGGCGAGCCTATAAGGCTTGTGAACCTCGCCACGCACACCAGCGCCCTGCCCCGCGAGCAGCCCGGCGGCGCGGCGAAACGCCCGGTGTTTGTCTGGCCGACGCGCCAGCAGCGCTGGGAGTGGCTTTCCACCGCGACATTAAAAGCGGCGCCTGGCGCCACGGCGTCCTATTCCAACCTCGCGTTCGACCTTCTGGCCGATGCGCTGGCGAACGCCGCGGGCAAGCCTTATACCCAGCTGTTTGAAGAGCAGATCACCCGCCCGCTCGGCATGAAAGACACCACCTTTACGCCGTCGCCGGATCAGTGCAAGCGCCTGATGATCGCGGAAAAAGGCGCGAGCCCGTGCAACAACACGCTGGCGGCCATCGGCAGCGGCGGCGTCTACTCCACGCCGGACGACATGATGCGCTGGATGCAGCAGTTCCTGGCGTCCGATTTCCATCGCCGCAGCGCGCAGGCGGACCGGATGCAGACGCTGATCTATCAGCGCACGCAGCTGACCCGCGTCGTCGGCATGGACGTGCCGGGTAAAGCGGACGCGCTGGGGCTGGGCTGGGTCTATATGGCGCCGAAAGACGGACGCCCCGGCATTATTCAGAAAACCGGCGGCGGCGGCGGCTTTATCACCTATATGGCGATGATCCCGCAGAGCAATATCGGCGCTTTCGTGGTAGTTACCCGCTCGCCGCTGACGCGCTTTACCAACATGAGCGACGGGATAAACGATCTGGTGACGGAACTGAGCGGCAACACGCCGCGCCAGACGCCCGCCCTGTAA
- a CDS encoding isochorismatase family protein, protein MAVPRVVMVIDMQNGVFATPRFDREGRVARINQLMADAEQVIIIQHTEPGGLEEDSPEFAFLPELNVPQNALRVTKTACDAFYRTPLEALLREHNISAFVVCGCASDYCVDTTIKQAASRGFQVTVAGDAHTTADRRAATAPVLIEHYNDVWSTLTVPGNPLRVMNTDAILDAWQAN, encoded by the coding sequence ATGGCAGTACCACGGGTTGTGATGGTTATCGATATGCAGAACGGCGTTTTCGCCACGCCGCGTTTTGATCGAGAAGGGCGCGTCGCCCGCATCAATCAGCTGATGGCGGATGCGGAGCAGGTCATCATTATTCAGCATACGGAGCCGGGCGGGCTGGAAGAGGACTCGCCGGAGTTTGCGTTTCTGCCGGAGCTCAACGTGCCGCAGAACGCGTTGCGCGTGACCAAAACCGCCTGCGACGCCTTTTACCGCACGCCGCTTGAGGCGCTGCTGCGCGAGCACAATATCAGCGCGTTTGTGGTGTGCGGCTGCGCCAGCGACTACTGCGTGGACACCACCATTAAACAGGCGGCGAGCCGCGGGTTTCAGGTGACGGTCGCAGGCGACGCCCACACCACCGCCGATCGCCGCGCGGCCACCGCCCCTGTGCTTATCGAGCATTACAACGACGTGTGGAGTACCCTGACGGTGCCCGGCAACCCGCTGCGCGTGATGAATACGGACGCGATTCTGGACGCCTGGCAGGCGAACTAA
- the sbmA gene encoding peptide antibiotic transporter SbmA → MFKSFFPRPGAFFLSALIWAMIAVVVWQMGGGWLAERFGVAGELPISAARFWSGNFILFYAYYALCVGLFAAFWRIYCPHRWQRWSVLGSALLIFVTWFMVELSVAINAWYAPFFDLIQTALGAPNKVKIGQLYSGLMVFLGIALIYVTVGVLNNFFISHYIFRWRTAMNEYYMEHWQRLRHIEGAAQRVQEDTMRFASTLEDMGVSLLKAVMTLIAFLPVLVALSPHVKALPVVGEVPYGLVIAAIVWALVGTGLLALVGIKLPGLEFRNQRVEAAYRKELVYGEDDPTRADPHTVQALFSNVRYNYFRLYFHYTYFNIARILYLQVDAIFGLFLMFPSIAAGTITLGLMSQIGNVFGEVRGAFQYLINSWTTLVELMSIYKRLRSFERTLNDKPDPEPEAQEAL, encoded by the coding sequence ATGTTTAAATCCTTTTTTCCTCGTCCCGGCGCCTTTTTTCTTTCGGCGCTGATCTGGGCGATGATTGCCGTCGTCGTCTGGCAGATGGGCGGCGGCTGGCTTGCCGAACGGTTTGGCGTGGCGGGCGAGTTGCCCATCAGCGCGGCCCGTTTCTGGTCGGGCAACTTTATTCTTTTCTATGCCTATTACGCGCTTTGCGTGGGGCTGTTCGCCGCCTTCTGGCGTATCTACTGCCCGCACCGCTGGCAGCGCTGGTCGGTGCTGGGATCGGCGCTGCTGATCTTTGTCACCTGGTTTATGGTGGAGCTGAGCGTCGCCATCAACGCCTGGTACGCGCCGTTCTTTGATCTGATCCAGACCGCGCTGGGCGCGCCCAATAAAGTTAAAATCGGCCAGCTCTACAGCGGTCTTATGGTGTTTCTGGGGATTGCGCTTATCTACGTCACGGTGGGCGTGCTGAATAACTTCTTTATCAGCCACTACATTTTCCGCTGGCGTACCGCCATGAACGAATACTACATGGAACACTGGCAGCGGCTGCGCCATATCGAAGGCGCCGCGCAGCGTGTGCAGGAGGACACCATGCGTTTCGCTTCCACGCTTGAGGATATGGGCGTGTCGCTGCTGAAAGCCGTCATGACGCTGATTGCTTTTCTGCCCGTGCTGGTCGCGCTCTCGCCACATGTAAAAGCACTGCCGGTGGTGGGCGAGGTGCCTTATGGGCTTGTGATCGCCGCGATCGTCTGGGCGCTGGTGGGCACCGGGTTGCTGGCGCTGGTCGGGATCAAGCTGCCGGGCCTGGAGTTTCGCAACCAGCGCGTTGAGGCGGCCTATCGTAAAGAGCTGGTGTATGGCGAAGACGATCCGACGCGCGCCGATCCGCACACGGTGCAGGCGCTGTTCAGCAACGTGCGCTACAACTATTTCCGCCTCTATTTCCACTACACCTATTTCAACATCGCCCGCATTCTCTATCTGCAGGTGGATGCGATTTTCGGCCTGTTTTTGATGTTTCCGTCGATTGCGGCAGGGACGATCACGCTGGGGCTGATGTCGCAGATAGGCAACGTGTTTGGCGAAGTGCGCGGCGCGTTCCAGTATCTGATCAACTCCTGGACGACGCTTGTGGAGCTGATGTCTATCTACAAACGTCTGCGCAGCTTTGAGCGCACGCTGAATGATAAACCCGACCCCGAACCTGAAGCGCAGGAAGCGCTGTAA
- a CDS encoding DUF1615 domain-containing protein — protein MAATFALPTRFRLLTLAALLTLAGCTSQTTTTEKGAKPLDVRAVVKQKMPASVKDRDGWARDIARAFETQKIPATEENICSVLAVAEQESNYQSDPQVPGLGKIAWKEIERRAGKLHIPAFVVRTALLIKSPNGKSYSERLDNVKSERELSAIFDDFIGMVPLGQTLFGNLNPVHTGGPMQVSIAFAEQHARGYPYDIDGTLRQEVFTRRGGLWFGIYHLLNYPVDYSRPLYRFADFNAGWYASRNAAFQNAVSKASGVKLALDGDLIRYDSNEPGATENAVRKLADRLDMSESEIHRALAKGDSEDFSDSALYKKVFALADKRAGRTLPRELLPGIQLESPKITRKLTTAWFAKRVDDRRARCMNKG, from the coding sequence ATGGCCGCCACGTTTGCCTTGCCGACCCGTTTTCGTCTTCTGACGCTTGCCGCGCTGCTCACGCTCGCGGGCTGTACCAGCCAGACCACCACCACCGAAAAGGGCGCGAAGCCGCTCGACGTGCGCGCCGTGGTGAAGCAAAAAATGCCGGCGAGCGTGAAAGACCGTGACGGCTGGGCGCGCGATATCGCCCGCGCGTTTGAGACGCAAAAGATCCCGGCGACCGAAGAGAACATCTGTTCGGTGCTGGCGGTGGCGGAGCAGGAGTCCAATTACCAGTCCGACCCGCAGGTGCCGGGGCTTGGCAAGATAGCCTGGAAGGAGATTGAGCGCCGCGCCGGCAAACTGCACATTCCCGCCTTTGTGGTGCGCACCGCGCTGCTTATCAAATCGCCCAACGGCAAAAGCTACAGCGAACGGCTCGACAACGTGAAATCCGAGCGCGAGCTAAGCGCGATTTTCGATGATTTCATCGGCATGGTGCCGCTTGGACAGACGCTATTCGGCAACTTAAACCCGGTACACACCGGCGGGCCGATGCAGGTCAGCATCGCGTTCGCCGAACAGCACGCGCGCGGCTATCCGTATGACATCGACGGCACGCTGCGCCAGGAGGTCTTTACGCGTCGCGGCGGGTTGTGGTTTGGCATCTACCACCTGCTGAACTATCCGGTCGATTATTCACGCCCGCTCTATCGCTTCGCGGATTTCAACGCGGGCTGGTATGCGAGCCGCAACGCGGCGTTTCAGAATGCCGTCAGTAAAGCGAGCGGCGTGAAGCTGGCGCTCGATGGCGATTTGATTCGTTACGACAGCAACGAGCCGGGCGCTACGGAAAACGCGGTGCGTAAGCTGGCCGACAGGCTGGATATGAGCGAGAGCGAGATCCACCGGGCGCTGGCGAAAGGGGATAGCGAGGATTTCAGCGACAGCGCGCTATACAAAAAGGTCTTTGCGCTGGCGGATAAGCGCGCGGGCCGGACATTGCCGCGCGAGTTACTGCCAGGCATTCAACTGGAAAGCCCGAAGATCACGCGTAAGCTCACCACGGCGTGGTTTGCGAAGCGTGTGGACGACCGTCGGGCACGCTGTATGAATAAAGGTTAA